Below is a genomic region from Streptomyces ferrugineus.
GCGTACGGCCGGTCGTTCACGTACTGCGCGAGTGCCGCGTCGGGCGCCCCGCCGCGGCCCTTGCCCTTGCCGCGCCGGACCAGCGCCACCGCGTCGACCTCCAGGAGCAGCGCCGCCGTGCAGCGCTCGGCCTCCGCCTCCGGGTAGAGGACGTGGGCCGTGCCGTAGGAGGTGGAGAACGCCTGCGCCTTTTCCGGGTGCTTGTGCAGCAGGAAGCCGAGATCGGTGGCCGGACGTTCCGGAGTGCCGGTGGTGGTGATGGTCAGGAACACGGTGGGTGGCCTTGGAGTAGTGGTCTGAACTGCGGATACGCACACCGTACAGAGCGGGCATCGGCAGCACTCGGGAATTTTCGCTAGCCTCCGGACCGTCCGGGCGTTCGAACGCGGTACGGCTGAGCGCCCACGCATGTCCACCAGCGGAGGCCTCACGTGACAGACGCCGGATTACGCGCGACCCCTCTCGACACCAGCAGGCCCCACTCGGCCCGCATGTACGACTACTTCCTCGGCGGGAAGGACAACTACCCGGTCGACGCGGAGGCGGCAGAGCAGGTGATCTCCCTGTTCCCGGCCGTGCGGGAGATGGCCCGGACCAACCGCCGGTTCATGCACCGCGCCTCCCGGCTGCTGGCCGAGCGCGGTGTCCGTCAGTTCCTCGACATCGGCACCGGCATCCCGACCGAGCCGAACCTCCACCAGATCGTGCAGGGGATCACTCCCGACGCCCGTGTCGTGTACGCCGACAACGACCCGATCGTCCTGCGCCACGCCGAGGCCCTGCTGCACAGCACCCGGGAGGGCAGGACGGCCTATGTCCACGGCGATGTGCGGGAACCGGGCGAGATCCTCGCGGCGGCACGGCGGACCCTCGACTTCGCGCAGCCGGTCGCGCTGTCCCTGGTGGCGCTCCTGCATCTGGTACCGGACGAGGACGAACCCGGCCGGATCGTGCGCGAGCTGCTCGAACCCCTGGCGCCCGGCAGCTACTTGACGCTGTCGCATGCGACGGGGGACTTCGATCCGGAGACCTGGGAACGCGTCGTCGAGGTGTACCGCAGGGGCGGCACTCCCGCGCAGGTGCGCTCGCGCGAGGAGTTCGCCGGCTTCTTCGCCAGTCTCGACCTGCTGGACCCCGGCCTGACGCTCGCCGCGCTCTGGCACCCGGAGCCCGGTGAACCGCACGACGGCGAGGAGACACCGCTGTACGCGGCGGTCGCCCGCAAGCCCTGACGAGCCGGCCGGCGGATCGCGGGCCGTGCCCCGATCCGCCGGCCGGACTCCTGCCGATGTGACGTGCTTACGACAGCTGCGACTGGACCTGGGAGCTGATCAGGTCCAGGTGGTCCAGGTCGTCCAGGTCCAGGACCTGGAGGTAGATCCGCTGCGAGCCGATCTCCCGGTACCGGCCGATCTTCTCGACGACCTCGGCCGGCGAGCCGGCGAGCCCGTTGACCTTCAGCTCCTCGACCTCGCGTCCGATGGCGGCGGCGCGGCGGGCGACCTCCTGGTCGTCCTTGCCCACGCACACGACCAGGGCGTTGGAGTAGACGAGGTCGTCCCCCTTGCGGCCGATCTCCTCGGCCGCGGCCCGCACCCGGCCGAACTGCCGCTGGCTGTCCTCGACCGAGGCGAACGGCATGTTGAACTCGTCGGCGTACTTGCCGGCCAGCCGCGGCGTACGGGTGGCTCCGTGGCCGCCGATGAGCACCGGGATCCTGTCCTGGGCGGGCTTGGGCAGGGCGGGCGAACCGGTCAGGTCGTAGTGGGTCCCGTGGAAGTCGAAGGTCTGGCCGGCCTCGGTCGCCCACAGCCCGGTGACGATGGCGAGCTGCTCCTCCAGACGTGCGAACTTCTCCTTCGGGAACGGGATGCCGTACGCCTTGTGCTCCTCCTCGAACCAGCCCGCGCCCAGGCCGAGTTCGACCCGGCCGCCGGACATCTGGTCGACCTGGGCGACCTGGATGGCGAGGACGCCGGGCAGCCGGAACGTGCCGGCGGTCATCAGGGTGCCGAGGCGGATCCGCCGAGTCTCCCGGGCGAGGCCGGCGAGCGTGATCCAGGCATCGGTGGGGCCGGGAAGGCCGTCCCCGGAACCCATCTTCAGATAGTGGTCGGATCGGAAGAATGCATCGAATCCAAGGTCCTCGGTGGCCTTCGCCACTCGGAGCAAGGTCTCGTAGGTGGCCCCCTGCTGGGGCTCGGTGAAGATGCGAAGATCCATGCCTCCATCCTGCCTGCCGCGACGCCGGTCGACCGCACCGGTCCCCTCGGCCCCGACGGCCCCGGTCGGGTGAATTCCGTCAACGTCACGGCCGTCGTCACCCCGGGCCAGTGACCGCCCCCGACGGTGATCGTTGGCTCGGTCGGAGCCGGACCGCCCGGCTTCCGCCCCGGCCTGTCAGACGCCGGAGCGTCATCGTGTCGGCCCACTGCCACTGGGGGGGCCGGAGGCCCGAGGAGGCCGTCATGTCCGAGGAATCCATGCCACAGCAGAGCGCCGGCACCGGCCGGCCGAAGGGGCTGCTCCAGCAGATGGAGGAGCTGATGGCGGCGCTCAACGCGGACCTGTCGGCCCTGGACGCGGACCTGCAGTCGACCGGAGGGACGGCGCGGGGCGCTCGCGCTCAGCAGGAGGGGGAGGCCGGCTGACACGTCCCCGGCGTCACGGCTGGGGGCCTGCGGCCCCCAGACCCCCGCTTCGGCCCTGAACGGGCCTCGTCCTCAAACGCCGGACGGGCTGAATTTCCCTGACCGGCGGCTATCCCGCTTCGCGCTCCGCCAGCACCTCGTCCCGGTCCGCCAGCCTGCGCAGCATCTCCCGCACCCGGTCCCGGGACTCGTCCGCCGCGTCGATGGCCTCCATGCACTGCCAGTACGTCG
It encodes:
- a CDS encoding SAM-dependent methyltransferase, encoding MTDAGLRATPLDTSRPHSARMYDYFLGGKDNYPVDAEAAEQVISLFPAVREMARTNRRFMHRASRLLAERGVRQFLDIGTGIPTEPNLHQIVQGITPDARVVYADNDPIVLRHAEALLHSTREGRTAYVHGDVREPGEILAAARRTLDFAQPVALSLVALLHLVPDEDEPGRIVRELLEPLAPGSYLTLSHATGDFDPETWERVVEVYRRGGTPAQVRSREEFAGFFASLDLLDPGLTLAALWHPEPGEPHDGEETPLYAAVARKP
- a CDS encoding LLM class F420-dependent oxidoreductase: MDLRIFTEPQQGATYETLLRVAKATEDLGFDAFFRSDHYLKMGSGDGLPGPTDAWITLAGLARETRRIRLGTLMTAGTFRLPGVLAIQVAQVDQMSGGRVELGLGAGWFEEEHKAYGIPFPKEKFARLEEQLAIVTGLWATEAGQTFDFHGTHYDLTGSPALPKPAQDRIPVLIGGHGATRTPRLAGKYADEFNMPFASVEDSQRQFGRVRAAAEEIGRKGDDLVYSNALVVCVGKDDQEVARRAAAIGREVEELKVNGLAGSPAEVVEKIGRYREIGSQRIYLQVLDLDDLDHLDLISSQVQSQLS